A window from Methanofastidiosum sp. encodes these proteins:
- a CDS encoding site-specific DNA-methyltransferase, whose amino-acid sequence MKTKHKIIHGDALEELKNIPDESIDLVFADPPYGLAKKRGLGWKYSKHITLEEDWDIFTKDEFLKFNVEWIRQCVRILKHGGSLWVCGSFHNIYQLGFIIQHMTDLKINNSIVWFKPNAQPNITCRMFTESTEHLIWATKNGKGEKWTFNYEDTKNLIEDSINPLGKQTRNVWSIPLTPKSEKWAGAHPTQKPEELLRRIILACTKEGDTVLDPFVGSGTTSVVAKKMGRKSIGMEKEEKYIELIQKRLNPKQKTLNCDE is encoded by the coding sequence ATGAAAACTAAACATAAAATTATCCATGGTGACGCTCTAGAGGAATTGAAGAATATTCCAGATGAATCAATAGATTTAGTTTTCGCTGACCCTCCTTATGGCCTTGCAAAAAAGAGGGGCCTTGGGTGGAAATATAGCAAACACATTACATTGGAAGAAGATTGGGACATATTCACAAAAGATGAATTCTTAAAGTTCAATGTTGAGTGGATTCGGCAGTGTGTTAGGATATTAAAACATGGTGGCAGCTTGTGGGTGTGTGGCTCTTTCCATAACATATACCAACTGGGTTTCATAATTCAACATATGACGGATCTTAAAATTAACAATAGCATTGTTTGGTTTAAGCCCAATGCTCAGCCAAATATTACTTGCAGAATGTTTACAGAAAGTACTGAGCACTTAATTTGGGCTACAAAGAATGGCAAAGGTGAAAAATGGACTTTCAATTATGAGGACACAAAAAATCTAATTGAAGATTCGATAAATCCTCTAGGGAAACAGACAAGAAATGTCTGGTCAATACCGCTAACTCCAAAAAGCGAAAAATGGGCTGGAGCTCACCCTACACAGAAGCCTGAAGAGCTTTTAAGAAGGATAATTTTGGCTTGTACTAAAGAAGGTGATACAGTTCTGGATCCTTTTGTTGGCTCAGGTACGACCTCTGTTGTTGCAAAAAAAATGGGGAGAAAGTCTATAGGAATGGAAAAAGAAGAAAAGTATATTGAGTTAATACAAAAAAGGTTAAATCCTAAACAGAAGACGCTTAATTGTGATGAATAA
- a CDS encoding DNA adenine methylase yields the protein MNNTSGHTIKSEDNTFFAKPYMKWAGGKSQLIPELASRLPKEIIDTGKIDTYIEPFVGGGAFFFYLKSRFQINNSYLFDINRELIIGYKVLQNNPKELINHLNILEIEYINKNEEERKQYYYNIRDGYNSQINSFDFINYNTDWIERASHMIFLNRTCFNGLFRQNKNGEFNVPHGRYKNPRICDKENITKVNLALKNTEIICSDFSESSKYVNNNSLVYFDPPYRPLTKTSSFTSYSKEEFNDNDQTRLSEFYKELDKKGAYLILSNSDPKNEDPNDDFFDNLYKDFTIERVNAKRIINCDPKKRGEIKELIIRNYK from the coding sequence ATGAATAATACTTCGGGGCATACTATTAAATCAGAAGATAATACTTTTTTTGCAAAGCCTTATATGAAATGGGCAGGAGGCAAATCACAATTGATCCCTGAGCTCGCATCAAGGCTTCCTAAAGAGATTATTGATACTGGAAAAATAGATACATATATCGAACCTTTTGTCGGTGGAGGCGCATTCTTCTTTTATCTAAAAAGTAGATTTCAAATTAACAATTCATATTTATTTGATATAAACAGAGAGCTAATAATTGGGTATAAAGTTTTACAAAATAATCCTAAAGAACTTATTAATCATCTAAATATTTTAGAGATAGAATACATCAATAAAAATGAAGAGGAAAGAAAACAGTATTATTATAACATTAGGGATGGATACAATTCTCAGATAAACTCTTTTGATTTTATTAATTACAATACAGATTGGATTGAAAGAGCTTCACACATGATATTTCTGAACAGAACTTGTTTTAACGGATTATTTAGACAGAACAAAAATGGTGAATTCAATGTCCCCCATGGTAGATACAAAAATCCTAGAATATGCGACAAAGAAAATATCACGAAAGTTAATTTGGCCCTAAAGAATACTGAAATTATCTGTAGTGATTTCTCTGAGTCTTCAAAATATGTTAATAATAATAGCCTAGTCTATTTTGATCCACCCTACAGGCCACTCACAAAAACTTCTAGTTTCACTAGTTATTCAAAGGAAGAGTTCAATGACAATGATCAGACAAGACTATCTGAATTCTATAAAGAGCTTGACAAAAAAGGAGCTTATCTGATACTAAGTAATTCCGATCCAAAAAATGAAGATCCTAATGATGACTTTTTTGATAATTTGTATAAAGATTTCACAATTGAAAGAGTAAATGCAAAAAGAATAATTAACTGCGACCCCAAGAAACGAGGAGAAATAAAAGAACTGATAATTAGAAATTACAAATAA
- a CDS encoding GNAT family N-acetyltransferase — MEIVKATKSHVKELSALLKGLDTEEYSFSGVEKITPLIEEGNYYIAIDDGKIVGAIGLVIVEESCEIDALITSQKGVGKALIDFTVELCKKENVKKLWCWSLKRYNAIGFYDKMGFKEQFLLEKHWCGEDCYIFGRVIE, encoded by the coding sequence ATGGAAATAGTGAAGGCCACAAAATCCCATGTCAAAGAGCTTTCAGCTCTCCTAAAGGGCCTAGATACCGAAGAGTATTCTTTTTCTGGAGTAGAAAAGATTACACCCCTAATCGAAGAAGGCAACTACTACATTGCAATTGATGATGGAAAAATCGTTGGGGCAATTGGGCTAGTCATAGTCGAAGAGTCATGCGAGATAGATGCGTTAATCACCTCACAGAAGGGCGTGGGTAAGGCCTTGATAGATTTCACAGTTGAGCTTTGTAAAAAAGAAAATGTGAAAAAGCTATGGTGCTGGAGCCTTAAGAGGTACAACGCAATTGGGTTCTATGACAAGATGGGATTTAAAGAGCAGTTCTTACTGGAAAAGCACTGGTGCGGCGAGGACTGCTATATTTTTGGCCGGGTCATTGAATAA
- a CDS encoding PhzF family phenazine biosynthesis protein — MRGYRIKQIDAFTDRIFGGNPAGVVSSAEGLTDKEMLSIANEVNASETAFVLPSDTADFRIRWFTPKKEVLFCGHATVASLHALAEEGKYGMENDGDYSFKVETMIGIITVDVIKKARDIKIILHSPKITLVREDIDMPSLLDALKIKEDELDLSYPIMRETSLDYLYVPISGLDALKNIDYDYSKLEKFCGKYNFPGVCLFTTETFDEDSKAHSRFFAPLYGVREDPVTGSAQGPLGAYLLINGISEFTGSELNIKSEQGDIMDRPGRLVINLTKDEYSCFASKLISSAVTVIDGEIYLP; from the coding sequence ATGAGAGGCTATAGGATAAAACAGATTGACGCATTTACAGATAGGATATTTGGAGGAAACCCTGCGGGAGTCGTATCTTCTGCAGAAGGATTAACTGATAAAGAGATGCTATCAATAGCAAATGAGGTAAATGCCTCTGAAACTGCTTTTGTCCTGCCTAGCGATACTGCCGACTTTAGGATAAGATGGTTTACACCTAAGAAGGAAGTTTTGTTCTGTGGCCATGCAACAGTTGCAAGCCTGCACGCTCTCGCAGAGGAAGGAAAGTATGGCATGGAAAACGATGGGGATTATTCCTTCAAAGTTGAGACAATGATAGGCATCATAACAGTTGATGTGATAAAAAAAGCTAGAGACATAAAGATAATACTTCACTCGCCCAAGATAACTCTTGTAAGGGAAGATATCGATATGCCCTCATTACTTGACGCCTTAAAGATTAAAGAGGACGAGCTTGATCTATCGTACCCTATTATGAGAGAAACTAGTCTTGACTACCTATATGTTCCGATAAGTGGATTAGATGCCCTAAAAAACATAGACTATGACTATTCAAAACTTGAAAAGTTCTGCGGAAAATATAACTTCCCAGGTGTCTGCCTATTCACAACTGAAACTTTCGACGAAGATTCTAAGGCCCATTCAAGATTCTTTGCGCCCTTGTACGGTGTTAGGGAAGACCCGGTAACAGGCTCTGCCCAGGGGCCGCTTGGTGCATACCTATTAATTAACGGCATTAGTGAATTCACTGGAAGTGAATTAAATATCAAATCAGAGCAGGGCGATATTATGGACAGGCCCGGAAGATTAGTAATAAATCTAACAAAGGATGAGTATAGTTGCTTTGCCTCTAAATTGATAAGTTCAGCTGTAACTGTAATTGATGGCGAGATTTACTTACCTTGA
- a CDS encoding DUF2283 domain-containing protein produces the protein MGDIVLDISNKGKVKGIEVMNASEYLKLNSDLLSHLTDFEFHVGQYKNRIGITLVLIADQIKKEKDIIVPLAMTLN, from the coding sequence GTGGGAGATATTGTTCTTGATATTTCTAACAAAGGTAAGGTCAAGGGTATAGAAGTTATGAATGCCTCAGAATACTTAAAATTAAATTCAGATCTATTGTCTCATCTAACAGATTTTGAATTTCATGTTGGCCAGTATAAAAACAGGATAGGGATAACTTTAGTACTAATAGCCGACCAAATTAAAAAAGAAAAGGACATCATTGTTCCTTTAGCAATGACATTAAACTAA
- a CDS encoding type II toxin-antitoxin system HicB family antitoxin, translating to MHKFLIIIEKSDKNYSAYAPELPGCASTGKTVEEVERNMYDAIIMHLDGLKEDNCPIPKSSDLAEYVIIKDKTSE from the coding sequence ATGCATAAGTTTCTTATAATTATTGAAAAATCAGATAAAAATTATTCAGCCTATGCACCTGAATTACCGGGGTGTGCGTCAACTGGGAAAACAGTTGAAGAAGTTGAAAGAAATATGTATGATGCCATAATAATGCATTTAGATGGACTAAAAGAAGATAACTGTCCAATTCCAAAATCCAGTGATTTGGCAGAATATGTTATTATAAAAGATAAGACATCTGAATAA